Proteins co-encoded in one Christiangramia fulva genomic window:
- a CDS encoding sulfotransferase → MGNRKEQKIIFLHSYLPRTGHNFVSEALKVFTGHTVLIHNRSETRLSAILSEFFNIYDKQVFFETDKKFLEHLFIEGLRERILEKSNSEYVMIKDTSFIGVDQLARLFPNDIHIILLRDPASVFNSLVKGMRFNKVKLRDKVKRLGISFGVYPYYYSRKLSNYVLKNIPDFENKLVLRYEDMVELDEETLEQLKGIFGTSKEIYKIKEEISAIEVINSSFIKETGASHIWEQKPKTKRYDPIKRKGNSYLTRLGIGLGSRKLRKKFNYI, encoded by the coding sequence ATGGGAAACCGGAAAGAACAGAAAATAATTTTTCTACATTCTTATTTACCACGCACTGGACATAATTTTGTATCAGAAGCTTTAAAAGTTTTTACAGGGCATACAGTTTTAATTCACAATAGGAGTGAAACCAGATTATCCGCTATACTCAGCGAGTTCTTCAATATTTATGATAAACAGGTATTTTTTGAAACGGATAAAAAATTTCTTGAGCATTTATTTATAGAGGGTTTAAGAGAACGCATTCTTGAAAAATCCAATTCAGAATATGTAATGATAAAAGACACTTCATTTATAGGTGTAGATCAGCTTGCACGACTATTTCCCAATGATATTCATATTATTCTTTTAAGAGATCCAGCCAGCGTTTTTAACTCATTGGTCAAAGGAATGCGTTTTAACAAAGTTAAATTAAGAGATAAGGTTAAGAGGCTGGGAATATCATTTGGTGTATATCCTTATTACTATAGCAGAAAACTTAGTAATTACGTGTTAAAAAATATACCTGATTTTGAGAATAAACTGGTATTAAGATATGAGGATATGGTAGAACTTGATGAAGAAACTCTGGAACAACTGAAAGGCATATTTGGGACCAGTAAAGAAATCTATAAAATAAAAGAAGAGATTAGCGCCATTGAAGTAATTAATTCATCTTTTATAAAAGAAACTGGAGCAAGCCATATCTGGGAACAAAAGCCTAAGACTAAGAGATACGATCCAATTAAGAGAAAAGGTAATTCATATTTAACCAGATTGGGCATCGGACTAGGTAGTCGAAAACTTCGCAAGAAGTTCAATTATATATAG
- a CDS encoding glycosyltransferase family 4 protein, with protein MHIAYLTPEYPHELCPASGGLGSSIKNMAEALVEKGVQVSIILYGQEIDKHFDENGLRFYFIKQKSYQVGGWYLYRKYLQGRINRIIKKETIDLIEAPDWTGITAFMKFEVPLLIRMNGTDAYFCALENRKQKFKNRFFEREAMKNANRILAVSDFTGRKTMEVLKLNRGYEVIPNSISIEDFKPSENNPEPNRILYFGSIIRKKGVLELAEIFNEVAKQYKEAKLLLAGRDVVDIFENVSTWELFKGKLSKEAAKQFEYIGSLDYSMVRKEIEKANVVVLPSFAEALPMTWLEAMAMEKALVTSNIGWAPEVMIDGETGFTVDPRDHQLYAEKILQLLKDKNLAGNMGKAARKRVEEKFSTEVVAEKNIRFYEEVLQKWKNSSINN; from the coding sequence ATGCATATAGCTTATCTCACACCCGAATATCCACATGAACTCTGCCCTGCTTCGGGCGGCCTGGGAAGCAGCATCAAGAACATGGCTGAGGCCCTGGTTGAAAAAGGTGTACAGGTAAGCATTATTTTATATGGGCAGGAAATAGATAAACACTTTGATGAGAACGGGCTGAGGTTTTATTTCATTAAGCAGAAAAGTTATCAGGTCGGTGGCTGGTATCTCTACCGAAAATACCTTCAGGGACGAATCAATCGAATCATCAAAAAGGAAACAATCGACCTTATCGAAGCACCGGACTGGACCGGGATTACTGCATTTATGAAATTTGAGGTGCCGCTGTTGATTCGTATGAACGGGACGGATGCTTATTTCTGTGCCCTGGAAAACCGTAAGCAAAAATTTAAGAACCGGTTCTTTGAGAGGGAGGCCATGAAGAATGCAAACCGGATCCTGGCGGTAAGCGATTTTACCGGAAGAAAAACCATGGAGGTTCTAAAGCTGAACCGGGGCTATGAAGTCATTCCTAATAGTATCTCCATAGAAGATTTCAAGCCATCAGAAAACAATCCCGAACCAAACCGAATCCTCTATTTTGGGAGTATCATAAGAAAAAAGGGCGTGCTGGAACTGGCGGAGATTTTTAATGAAGTGGCAAAACAGTATAAAGAAGCGAAACTCCTCCTGGCGGGAAGAGATGTGGTGGATATTTTTGAAAATGTATCAACATGGGAACTCTTTAAAGGAAAACTCTCAAAAGAAGCAGCGAAACAGTTTGAGTATATTGGATCGCTGGATTATTCGATGGTTCGAAAGGAGATCGAGAAAGCGAACGTAGTTGTGCTGCCAAGTTTTGCCGAGGCTTTACCAATGACCTGGCTGGAAGCGATGGCTATGGAGAAAGCACTGGTAACTTCTAATATCGGCTGGGCGCCGGAGGTAATGATCGATGGTGAAACCGGATTTACTGTAGATCCCAGGGATCATCAGTTGTATGCGGAGAAAATTCTGCAGTTGCTGAAAGATAAAAATTTAGCCGGTAATATGGGAAAGGCAGCCCGGAAGCGAGTGGAGGAGAAGTTTTCAACGGAAGTTGTGGCGGAGAAGAATATTCGGTTTTATGAGGAGGTCCTTCAAAAATGGAAAAATAGTTCAATTAACAATTAA
- a CDS encoding glycosyltransferase family 4 protein: MKTVFLAFTIKNSSVAEFFISLANLLSEKNKVVIFTHANEKHPFRINDRIEILIWPSKRPTKIKDLLFFLRYIRKYKPRTIIANFAAVNICLLAGFLVRVKNRVAWYHTLTTQLDTNSVLKLRKRFFYSLASKIVTNSEAAKLDLTNSFNIPPNKIQVVNNAVRDPNLTEKPKARKIVYAGRLHTVKGVRVLVKALALVKDEFEDIKLIIIGEDESTGELENLRQLQKRLNLEKNIFFAGNQSRNYVLDQFSTAYFSVVPSYNEAFGYVVIESFSVHTPVIGSNTTGISSIIRNGKDGILFKTGDHKDLADKMKSLIRNPKMREQMAESCYQRFQQKYELIKVIKDLSQNPEIFN, from the coding sequence ATGAAGACTGTATTTTTAGCTTTTACCATTAAAAATTCTTCGGTAGCTGAATTTTTTATCAGTCTGGCAAACCTTCTTTCTGAGAAAAATAAGGTAGTTATTTTTACACATGCTAATGAAAAACATCCTTTTAGGATCAATGATAGGATTGAAATCTTAATATGGCCTTCGAAGCGACCAACTAAAATAAAAGATCTATTATTTTTTTTAAGATATATTAGAAAATATAAACCACGAACAATTATTGCCAATTTTGCTGCAGTCAATATTTGTTTGTTGGCAGGATTTCTTGTAAGGGTTAAAAACAGAGTAGCCTGGTATCACACATTAACCACGCAGTTGGATACTAATTCAGTTTTAAAATTAAGAAAAAGATTTTTTTACTCTTTAGCTTCTAAAATAGTAACCAATTCGGAAGCAGCAAAATTAGATTTGACCAATTCTTTCAATATTCCACCCAATAAAATTCAGGTTGTTAATAATGCAGTAAGAGATCCGAACCTGACCGAAAAACCTAAGGCTAGGAAGATAGTTTACGCAGGAAGATTACATACAGTTAAAGGAGTGAGGGTTTTAGTAAAAGCACTGGCACTCGTAAAGGATGAATTTGAAGATATTAAACTTATTATTATTGGAGAAGATGAATCAACCGGTGAATTAGAAAATCTCAGACAACTTCAAAAGAGATTAAATCTGGAGAAGAATATTTTTTTTGCTGGAAACCAATCACGAAATTATGTTTTGGATCAATTCTCGACGGCCTATTTTTCTGTAGTGCCGTCTTATAATGAAGCTTTTGGTTATGTGGTAATTGAAAGTTTTTCTGTTCATACTCCAGTCATAGGATCGAATACTACTGGGATATCCTCAATAATCAGAAATGGGAAAGACGGAATATTATTTAAAACCGGAGACCATAAAGACCTTGCTGATAAAATGAAATCCCTGATAAGAAATCCCAAAATGAGAGAGCAGATGGCAGAGAGCTGTTATCAACGATTTCAGCAGAAATATGAATTAATTAAGGTAATAAAAGATTTATCCCAAAATCCTGAAATATTTAATTAA
- a CDS encoding glycosyltransferase, protein MIFSIFSHADHFLKKGNLYSYGPYVKEMNLWIADIESVKVVAPRSSRDPSVIDEAYQHKNIQHVKIPSLHYKGNDFLKNIADSFKVIKACYREMKLADHIHIRCPGNVGMLAMVVSSLFPHKPKTVKYAGNWESKSEQPLSYRFQKWWLSNTFLSRNTKVLVYGNWENQSKNIIPFFTASFSESEKEQVSKNFKAPFRFLFCGSLSEGKQPVLAVKIVEELYQNGFDVELDIYGEGPEKENLEDYISKNELQQFIFLKGNQPQEVLKNAYKKAHFSILPSRSEGWPKALAEGMFFGCIPIGTEISCVPWMLGEGSRGILLPAPPGPSPSLPSPQGPQGPSPSLPSPLNSPKGGTETGSVLEVVDKIIELLQDEEEMNKMSKRAHEWSQEYTLEKFEAGIRGVLKN, encoded by the coding sequence ATGATATTCAGTATCTTTTCACATGCCGACCATTTTTTGAAGAAGGGGAATTTATATTCCTATGGTCCTTATGTGAAAGAAATGAACCTATGGATTGCCGACATTGAAAGTGTCAAAGTGGTAGCACCCCGAAGTTCCAGGGATCCTTCAGTAATTGACGAGGCCTATCAGCATAAAAATATTCAGCATGTAAAGATTCCTTCATTACATTATAAAGGCAATGATTTTTTAAAAAATATAGCAGACAGTTTTAAAGTGATTAAAGCCTGCTACCGGGAAATGAAGCTGGCCGATCATATACATATTCGATGTCCAGGCAATGTGGGAATGCTGGCTATGGTAGTTTCATCTTTGTTTCCGCACAAACCCAAGACGGTAAAGTATGCCGGGAACTGGGAATCGAAAAGCGAACAGCCTTTAAGTTACCGTTTTCAGAAATGGTGGCTTTCCAATACTTTTTTAAGCAGAAATACGAAAGTTCTGGTCTATGGAAACTGGGAAAATCAAAGTAAGAATATCATTCCTTTTTTTACGGCGAGTTTTTCAGAATCGGAGAAAGAGCAGGTAAGTAAAAATTTTAAAGCTCCTTTCCGGTTTCTCTTTTGTGGAAGCCTTAGCGAAGGAAAGCAACCTGTTTTAGCCGTAAAGATCGTTGAGGAGCTTTATCAAAATGGATTTGATGTCGAATTGGATATTTACGGGGAAGGTCCGGAAAAGGAAAATTTAGAAGATTATATTTCAAAAAACGAGCTGCAGCAGTTTATTTTTTTAAAAGGAAATCAGCCTCAGGAGGTCTTAAAGAATGCCTATAAAAAAGCGCATTTTAGTATACTCCCATCGAGGAGCGAGGGCTGGCCAAAAGCCCTGGCAGAGGGAATGTTCTTTGGATGTATACCAATTGGAACGGAAATCTCGTGTGTGCCGTGGATGCTGGGAGAAGGATCCAGGGGGATCCTTCTCCCAGCGCCCCCAGGCCCCTCTCCATCTCTCCCCAGCCCCCAAGGCCCCCAAGGCCCCTCTCCATCTCTCCCCAGCCCCCTTAATTCCCCCAAAGGGGGAACAGAAACAGGGAGCGTTTTGGAAGTAGTTGATAAGATAATTGAGTTACTGCAAGATGAAGAGGAAATGAATAAGATGTCAAAAAGGGCGCATGAGTGGAGCCAGGAATATACACTGGAAAAATTTGAAGCAGGGATAAGGGGAGTGTTGAAAAATTAA
- a CDS encoding glycosyltransferase family 2 protein, translated as MLKNSTFEQSRSQMIILLHSNARKFIHTSRDGKELLLESRSLVNAFWEVAEKFPEELIIWRDQDIDPIIADNIEECFPHELIMSSFPIVNQYIPDQIGYIDQLPFVNPNYEVVYPTWRMSTDIGGTYGKTALRFRDTFKEITSFGYLLNSIAKTGQQNGLFCYTNPNLTESNQTIKLSFNSTDDELFRFVAQHYKKEWLWILLFCFWRYEKRLLLIPFLKSLGKKSFFKQKIHLPIHEIRREKVSNESEDIDVIVPTLLRSEHLRNLLVDLSKQSKLPNRVIIVEQDPDPASVSQLEFLKEKWSFEVIHHFVHRTGACHARNLAMKSVTAKYIFFADDDIRLETDLLEKTLAEINRLGVGCINLNCLQPGEQSVFPKIKQWGAFGSGTSVVKSEYALKCEFSEFLEKGFGEDIDYGLQLRSKGCDIIYHPDLQFVHLKAERGGFREVMKGQDSPEEEPKPSPTMMYLVKSAYTQIMQRGYKVSLFIKYYRKQSIKNPFRYFGSMKRRWRLSERLCEELNNAK; from the coding sequence ATGCTAAAAAATAGTACTTTTGAGCAAAGCCGTTCCCAAATGATCATTCTGCTTCACAGCAATGCCAGGAAATTTATACATACTAGCCGGGATGGTAAAGAATTATTATTAGAAAGCAGATCTCTCGTCAATGCTTTTTGGGAAGTAGCTGAAAAGTTTCCGGAGGAGCTGATCATCTGGAGAGATCAGGATATTGATCCTATAATTGCTGATAATATCGAAGAGTGCTTTCCGCATGAATTAATCATGTCCAGTTTTCCAATTGTTAATCAATATATTCCTGATCAAATTGGTTATATTGATCAGCTTCCGTTTGTGAATCCGAATTATGAAGTGGTTTATCCCACCTGGAGGATGAGCACAGATATAGGTGGGACCTACGGAAAAACTGCACTGAGATTCAGGGATACCTTCAAAGAAATTACAAGCTTCGGTTACCTTTTAAATTCAATTGCGAAAACCGGTCAGCAGAACGGACTTTTTTGTTATACCAATCCAAATCTGACAGAAAGCAATCAAACAATTAAGCTCAGTTTTAATAGTACTGATGATGAATTGTTCAGATTCGTGGCACAGCATTATAAAAAGGAATGGTTATGGATCTTGCTGTTTTGCTTCTGGAGATACGAAAAACGATTGCTACTCATTCCTTTCCTGAAAAGCCTGGGAAAGAAGTCTTTTTTTAAACAAAAAATACATCTTCCTATTCATGAGATCAGGCGGGAAAAAGTATCAAACGAAAGCGAGGACATTGATGTAATCGTACCAACTCTATTAAGATCGGAACATTTAAGGAATCTATTGGTGGACTTAAGCAAACAAAGCAAGTTACCAAATCGTGTTATCATCGTAGAGCAGGATCCGGATCCAGCGTCAGTATCCCAACTGGAATTTTTGAAGGAGAAATGGTCCTTTGAGGTCATCCATCACTTTGTTCACCGAACAGGAGCCTGCCACGCCAGAAACCTTGCGATGAAATCGGTTACCGCCAAATATATTTTCTTTGCTGATGATGATATAAGGCTTGAGACAGATCTGCTGGAAAAAACATTAGCTGAAATTAACAGACTGGGAGTGGGTTGTATCAATTTAAATTGTCTTCAGCCCGGAGAACAGTCTGTTTTTCCGAAGATCAAACAATGGGGCGCATTTGGTTCAGGGACCTCGGTGGTGAAATCGGAATACGCGCTGAAGTGTGAATTTTCCGAATTCCTGGAAAAGGGGTTTGGGGAAGACATAGATTACGGATTGCAATTAAGAAGCAAAGGCTGTGATATCATTTATCATCCCGATCTTCAGTTTGTGCACCTTAAGGCCGAGAGAGGCGGATTCAGAGAGGTGATGAAAGGACAGGATTCCCCAGAAGAAGAGCCAAAACCTTCTCCCACGATGATGTATCTGGTGAAGTCGGCTTATACTCAAATAATGCAAAGAGGCTATAAAGTGTCCCTGTTCATTAAATATTACAGAAAGCAATCCATTAAAAATCCTTTTCGTTATTTTGGAAGCATGAAAAGACGCTGGAGGTTAAGCGAAAGACTATGTGAGGAACTGAACAATGCCAAATAA
- a CDS encoding UDP-glycosyltransferase → MKQKKVFVIIPDGVSLRNFLFTDFPKKAREKGLEIVYWNATPYDISAEGEREIKLRPKPRAITDLYKRAKIISELNHFRDKFNDPVYDKYKFASSNRGWKNKLKNLIVSRLIATYTGEEGLKVLRERMQNSERKSAYYKECKKVLEREKPDLVFCANQRPVNAIAPVTAAQDLGITTTCFIFSWDNLPKATKVIDSDYYFVWGDYMKKELLAYYPYIQEEQVKITGTPQFEIHYKDEVLIPRQIFCEKYNLDPEKDYLCFSGDDITTSPHDEVFLRDVAEAVRGLNEKGEKTGIIFRRCPVDLSGRYDEVLSDYQQEITSIDPQWSSGNNSWDTVMPTREDMILQTNIIEHSFMVINIASSMVFDFAARNKPCAYINYIPKIDELKKDVREIYDYVHFRSMKNKREVYWIDSKADIIEAIKRAEKCETKEVLKNSRSWFNIINLNPFDKASDRISEKIKSLVWETGKNRK, encoded by the coding sequence TTGAAGCAGAAAAAAGTCTTTGTAATCATTCCTGACGGTGTAAGTCTTAGAAACTTTTTATTCACCGATTTTCCGAAAAAGGCAAGGGAAAAGGGACTGGAGATCGTTTACTGGAATGCCACTCCTTATGATATTTCTGCCGAAGGGGAAAGGGAGATCAAACTAAGGCCAAAACCAAGAGCGATCACCGATCTGTATAAAAGAGCGAAGATCATTTCAGAATTGAATCATTTTCGGGATAAATTCAATGATCCCGTTTACGACAAATATAAGTTTGCCTCCTCTAACAGAGGCTGGAAAAATAAACTGAAAAACCTGATCGTTTCCCGATTAATTGCTACTTATACCGGAGAAGAGGGGTTGAAAGTTCTAAGGGAACGTATGCAGAACTCCGAAAGGAAGTCAGCTTATTATAAGGAATGTAAAAAAGTGCTGGAGAGAGAAAAACCTGATCTGGTATTTTGTGCCAATCAGCGTCCGGTGAATGCTATCGCACCGGTTACGGCGGCACAGGATCTGGGTATAACCACTACCTGCTTTATCTTTTCATGGGATAATCTGCCAAAGGCCACCAAGGTTATAGATAGCGATTATTATTTTGTTTGGGGCGACTATATGAAAAAAGAGCTGCTGGCATATTACCCTTACATTCAGGAAGAGCAGGTGAAAATTACCGGCACGCCCCAATTCGAAATCCATTATAAGGATGAGGTGCTTATCCCAAGGCAAATATTCTGCGAAAAATACAATCTGGATCCCGAAAAAGATTACCTGTGTTTTTCAGGAGATGATATCACCACCTCACCGCATGATGAGGTATTCCTGAGGGATGTAGCTGAAGCGGTTCGAGGATTGAATGAAAAGGGAGAGAAAACAGGAATTATTTTCAGAAGATGTCCGGTAGACCTATCCGGAAGATATGATGAGGTATTGTCTGATTATCAACAGGAAATCACCTCCATTGATCCACAATGGAGCAGCGGGAACAATAGCTGGGACACGGTGATGCCCACCCGGGAGGATATGATCCTGCAGACGAATATTATCGAACATAGTTTTATGGTGATCAATATAGCCTCGTCAATGGTATTTGATTTTGCGGCCAGAAACAAGCCGTGTGCCTATATTAACTATATCCCCAAAATAGACGAATTGAAAAAGGATGTAAGAGAAATTTATGATTATGTACACTTCAGATCAATGAAAAATAAAAGAGAAGTCTATTGGATCGATTCCAAGGCTGATATCATTGAAGCAATTAAGCGAGCAGAAAAGTGTGAAACCAAAGAGGTTCTTAAGAATTCCAGAAGCTGGTTTAATATTATAAACCTGAATCCTTTCGATAAGGCTTCAGATCGAATTTCCGAAAAAATAAAATCTCTAGTATGGGAAACCGGAAAGAACAGAAAATAA
- a CDS encoding glycosyltransferase family 4 protein: protein MRVLQLIDSLHPGGAERMALNYFNALKDRAGKSVLVATREKGLLAKNIKDDPDFYFLGRKSIFDISAIRKLNGIIKSNEIEFVHAHGTSWFLAVLCKLSGSEFKIIWHDHYGNSEFLEKRKLQPLKMLSRYFAGIISVNLQLEKWTKEKLEFNKPLLVLPNFVQIKEEEAKELEGNEDYKLICVANLRPQKDHQTLLRAFDILKQKYSISLYLFGRDFQDTYSKDLKEEFRKRKEVYYYGEVASVFPYLKSADIGVLSSLSEGLPLALIEYGLAGLAVVCTDVGECSEVIGIHGKLIPPGGAESIAKVVTTYLENPEMRKKDASGLNKRVKELYSEAGILKRYLNFFKEL, encoded by the coding sequence ATGCGTGTACTACAATTAATTGATTCCTTACATCCCGGTGGCGCGGAGAGAATGGCGTTGAACTATTTCAATGCCCTGAAAGACCGTGCCGGAAAATCAGTACTTGTAGCCACACGTGAGAAAGGTCTGCTGGCCAAAAATATAAAGGATGATCCGGATTTTTATTTCCTGGGAAGGAAATCGATCTTTGACATATCGGCAATCAGGAAACTGAATGGTATTATCAAAAGTAACGAAATAGAATTCGTCCATGCGCATGGAACTTCCTGGTTTCTGGCAGTTTTATGCAAATTGAGCGGAAGCGAATTCAAAATTATCTGGCACGATCATTATGGCAACAGTGAATTCCTGGAAAAGCGAAAGTTGCAACCGCTAAAAATGTTGTCGCGATATTTTGCAGGGATCATCAGTGTAAATCTGCAACTGGAAAAATGGACAAAAGAGAAACTGGAATTTAATAAACCGCTTCTCGTTCTTCCAAATTTCGTCCAAATAAAAGAAGAAGAGGCAAAGGAATTAGAAGGGAATGAAGATTATAAACTCATCTGTGTGGCCAATCTGAGGCCTCAGAAAGATCATCAAACTCTATTACGTGCTTTTGATATTCTCAAACAAAAATATTCTATTTCACTGTATCTTTTTGGAAGGGATTTTCAGGATACCTATTCCAAAGATCTGAAGGAAGAATTTAGAAAAAGGAAAGAGGTTTACTATTATGGAGAGGTAGCTTCGGTATTTCCTTATCTAAAGTCAGCGGATATTGGCGTATTATCTTCACTATCGGAAGGTCTGCCTTTGGCCCTAATAGAATACGGACTTGCTGGTTTAGCTGTAGTTTGCACTGATGTAGGGGAATGCAGTGAAGTTATAGGGATCCATGGGAAATTAATTCCTCCGGGAGGTGCGGAATCCATTGCCAAAGTGGTTACCACTTATTTGGAAAATCCTGAAATGAGAAAGAAAGATGCTTCCGGTTTAAATAAACGGGTAAAAGAATTATATTCGGAGGCCGGAATACTTAAGCGGTATTTAAATTTCTTCAAAGAGCTTTGA
- a CDS encoding glycosyltransferase family 2 protein — translation MTKREFTFSLIICTYERPASLKRLLESVEKQSLYPDEILIVDGSGENDTRDLFDAHNYKNLRYIKVEKEDSGLTRQRNYGIGQSGDVDIICFLDDDIVLEREYFAELITTYKKRPEAIAAGGWINDETVWQKVEEDYKPAFDEFKIDGYIRKLGQRNVLRKRLGLLSDKPPGFMPEFSHGFSTGFLPPSGKIYEVEFFMGGVASYRKSLFSEIEFSSYFEGYGLYEDMDFCLRASKLGKLYVNTAARVFHLHEESGRPDHYKYGQMVVKNGKYVWKNKNPKPKLKARVKWYGISYLLAFIRLFNYLEGDKSGFADFKGRISALLN, via the coding sequence ATGACAAAGCGGGAGTTCACATTCAGCCTCATTATCTGTACCTATGAAAGGCCCGCTTCGCTAAAAAGGCTGCTAGAATCGGTTGAAAAACAAAGTCTATATCCGGATGAAATCCTGATAGTGGACGGTTCGGGAGAGAATGATACCAGAGATCTATTTGATGCTCATAACTATAAAAATCTAAGGTATATAAAAGTAGAGAAGGAAGACAGTGGGCTTACAAGGCAGCGCAATTATGGGATAGGTCAGAGTGGGGATGTGGATATCATTTGTTTTTTAGATGATGATATAGTCTTAGAGAGAGAATATTTTGCAGAATTGATCACTACTTATAAAAAAAGGCCAGAGGCTATCGCAGCAGGAGGCTGGATAAATGATGAAACTGTCTGGCAAAAAGTGGAAGAGGACTATAAACCGGCCTTTGATGAATTTAAGATAGACGGTTATATACGTAAGCTGGGGCAGCGGAATGTTTTAAGGAAAAGGCTGGGGCTATTATCAGATAAGCCGCCGGGATTTATGCCTGAGTTCTCTCATGGATTCTCTACAGGATTTTTGCCGCCATCTGGAAAAATCTATGAAGTGGAATTCTTTATGGGAGGTGTTGCTTCTTATCGGAAATCACTTTTTTCAGAAATAGAATTTTCATCTTATTTTGAGGGTTACGGACTTTATGAAGACATGGATTTTTGCTTAAGGGCTTCCAAATTAGGAAAACTATATGTGAATACTGCAGCCAGGGTATTTCATCTGCATGAAGAATCAGGAAGACCGGATCATTATAAATACGGACAGATGGTGGTGAAGAATGGAAAATACGTCTGGAAAAATAAAAATCCCAAACCAAAGTTAAAAGCACGGGTTAAATGGTATGGAATATCTTATCTGCTAGCTTTTATCAGGTTGTTCAATTATTTGGAGGGAGATAAAAGCGGGTTTGCAGATTTTAAAGGAAGAATTAGTGCATTATTAAATTAA
- a CDS encoding four helix bundle protein gives MSKVERFEDLEVWQLAREICLDLEELFETTPLGKRYSLLNQMDRSSGSIMDNIAEGFGRGGNLEFRNFLGFSRGSCTELKSQLYRAKDKKLISEEEFQKLSQKCEKEIAKITAFIGFLNRSDFKGSKFRKD, from the coding sequence ATGAGTAAAGTAGAGAGATTTGAAGACCTGGAGGTTTGGCAGCTGGCGCGGGAAATTTGTTTAGATCTGGAGGAATTGTTCGAAACAACGCCACTTGGAAAACGATATTCTCTACTAAATCAGATGGACAGAAGCTCAGGCTCAATTATGGACAACATAGCAGAAGGTTTTGGAAGAGGAGGGAATCTTGAGTTTCGAAATTTTTTAGGTTTCTCCCGTGGATCCTGTACAGAGTTAAAATCGCAGTTGTATAGGGCAAAAGATAAGAAGCTAATATCAGAAGAAGAATTTCAGAAGCTTTCTCAAAAGTGTGAAAAGGAGATAGCAAAGATTACAGCTTTTATAGGTTTTCTTAATAGATCTGATTTTAAAGGTTCCAAGTTTAGAAAGGATTGA
- a CDS encoding class I SAM-dependent methyltransferase, producing the protein MKNKQEEINRRQKEFYQSFKKNFATKLWYSLRNGILTKFRKSVGVEKVVVQQHYDWIGNVKGKKVLDLGCFMGNSLSMYLAQNAEEYIGIDLSEKAIEHLNSRLKNIPSANGYAIDFLSNEFKEKDFDLIYAYAVLHHFKDVDELIEKLNEKLAPKGQIVSYDPTTTSKPVWVLRSLYRPFQSDKDWEWPFTERTISKFEKSFNILDRRGTLGKSKWFFLLNLLPISEEKRMEKGRKWHEEDWEKSRGSRKRFLECMQVSLFMEKKA; encoded by the coding sequence ATGAAAAATAAGCAGGAAGAAATCAATAGACGCCAGAAGGAGTTTTATCAAAGTTTTAAAAAGAACTTTGCTACAAAATTGTGGTATTCTTTAAGGAATGGAATCCTAACCAAATTTCGTAAGTCGGTTGGGGTAGAAAAGGTAGTTGTGCAGCAACATTATGATTGGATAGGGAATGTAAAAGGAAAAAAGGTACTGGACCTCGGTTGTTTTATGGGAAATTCCCTAAGCATGTATTTGGCACAGAATGCGGAAGAATATATAGGAATTGATCTTAGTGAAAAAGCGATCGAACATTTAAATTCAAGGTTGAAAAATATTCCCAGTGCGAACGGCTATGCCATTGATTTTCTTTCCAATGAGTTTAAAGAAAAGGATTTTGACCTGATCTATGCCTATGCCGTGCTTCATCATTTTAAAGATGTAGATGAGCTTATAGAAAAGCTGAATGAAAAGCTTGCTCCTAAAGGACAAATTGTAAGTTATGATCCAACGACCACGAGTAAGCCTGTCTGGGTATTGAGGAGTCTTTACCGACCTTTTCAAAGCGATAAAGACTGGGAATGGCCATTTACTGAAAGGACCATTTCAAAGTTTGAGAAATCATTCAATATTCTGGATAGACGAGGAACCCTAGGAAAGTCAAAATGGTTCTTTTTATTAAATCTTCTGCCAATCTCTGAAGAAAAGCGAATGGAAAAAGGAAGAAAATGGCATGAAGAAGACTGGGAAAAATCCCGTGGATCGAGAAAGCGATTTCTGGAATGCATGCAGGTAAGTCTGTTTATGGAAAAAAAAGCATAG